Proteins from one Desulfonema limicola genomic window:
- a CDS encoding class I SAM-dependent methyltransferase, which produces MKYSSILKLNKTWEIGRRPIPDSDNFNLITDTAVVEQLFRMDYLSQQKIFCNKKVLDVGCGTGYSAEYCIDVGKASHVTGLEVDSLLIENLRKENKKTNLHYVYYSPPDFPLEQHSFDIATCFEVLEHIDEEKQKNILAEISRVLKKDGIAIISTPNRPVYSPDGISANPDHINELDKNQLLRICSKYFSNIQIFGQKRTDENYLIRKQAIHLFSNSQTGKILRKLGVPLIMRKLRKTKQKEPFYIAKKQWIIDSKVDNRTEFLIAICSNFFRDKEISRRKI; this is translated from the coding sequence ATGAAATATTCCAGTATTTTAAAATTAAATAAGACTTGGGAAATTGGGCGGCGGCCGATCCCTGATTCTGATAATTTTAATCTTATTACGGATACTGCAGTTGTCGAACAGCTATTCCGAATGGATTATTTATCGCAGCAAAAGATATTCTGTAATAAAAAAGTCCTTGATGTAGGATGTGGTACCGGATATTCCGCAGAATATTGTATTGATGTTGGAAAAGCTTCTCATGTTACCGGGCTTGAAGTAGATTCTCTCCTTATTGAAAATTTAAGAAAGGAAAATAAAAAAACAAATCTTCATTATGTTTATTATTCCCCGCCAGACTTTCCTTTAGAACAACATTCGTTTGATATAGCAACCTGTTTTGAAGTTTTAGAACATATAGATGAAGAAAAGCAAAAAAATATTTTAGCAGAAATATCAAGAGTTCTAAAAAAAGATGGTATTGCTATAATATCAACACCAAACAGACCTGTATATTCACCAGATGGAATATCAGCAAATCCTGATCACATTAATGAATTGGATAAGAATCAGCTATTAAGAATATGCAGTAAATATTTTTCCAATATTCAGATATTCGGTCAAAAACGAACTGATGAGAATTATTTAATTCGTAAACAGGCTATCCATCTTTTTTCAAATTCTCAAACAGGTAAAATATTACGCAAGTTGGGTGTTCCTCTTATTATGCGAAAATTAAGAAAAACTAAGCAAAAAGAACCTTTTTATATTGCAAAAAAGCAATGGATTATAGATAGTAAGGTTGATAACAGAACTGAATTTTTAATTGCAATTTGCAGTAATTTTTTTAGAGACAAGGAAATCAGCAGAAGAAAAATTTGA
- a CDS encoding O-antigen ligase family protein — MVDKLRISTSNGKKFLSIRQAELILQLMYFSILMFSVFRWRETFTVFSEGSTGALLIRVGVMFPALIGILIAIFWGKPELIPSSWRILYYWAGLTFISGIVIGIFNSFSLRYLLGDAFRYTISWASFFACLLASMSLALISKKKILFYFHLYLIISIFDAIATCWLSIKFPWARISTLSYIFLILWGIMYIKEYPYCSYFFIFLGIITLILSGKRGTFIVMAILSPFLMCFFIKSTVKSIISFIIFIVLIFAISEIMVDSDIKQHISKRYESLLNQIVQIVNNVLEGGQGDKSTEGRFFELYNIELYYQRYPLEQLSGVGFGAEIPMVYYTGVLSNSGHMHHVHISWGVYFLRHGINGIILLASYFFLCFLYSKKYLFSNSKFSVFLLIMTFFEFILAFKGNIMLESIQIIPAICISVIWSDLYITRNQIMTCNHSQQSV; from the coding sequence ATGGTTGATAAATTAAGGATATCCACATCTAATGGGAAAAAATTTTTGAGCATAAGACAGGCTGAATTAATATTACAGTTGATGTATTTTTCTATACTTATGTTTAGTGTTTTTAGATGGAGAGAAACATTTACAGTTTTTTCAGAGGGAAGCACGGGGGCATTATTAATTCGGGTAGGGGTTATGTTTCCAGCATTGATAGGAATATTAATTGCTATCTTCTGGGGGAAACCTGAATTAATACCTTCTTCTTGGAGAATTTTATATTACTGGGCTGGATTAACATTTATATCAGGTATTGTGATTGGAATATTTAATTCCTTTTCTTTAAGATATTTATTAGGTGATGCTTTTCGTTATACCATCAGTTGGGCTTCTTTTTTTGCCTGTCTGTTGGCATCAATGTCTCTTGCTTTAATTTCTAAAAAGAAGATTCTTTTTTATTTCCATTTATATTTAATAATATCAATATTTGATGCAATAGCAACATGTTGGTTAAGTATAAAATTTCCTTGGGCACGAATTTCCACGTTATCATATATTTTTTTAATTCTTTGGGGGATTATGTACATTAAAGAATATCCGTATTGTTCATATTTTTTTATTTTTTTAGGTATAATTACTCTAATTTTAAGTGGAAAGCGTGGAACATTTATAGTTATGGCAATACTGAGTCCTTTTCTGATGTGCTTTTTTATCAAATCAACAGTTAAATCTATTATTTCTTTTATAATATTTATTGTATTAATATTTGCCATATCGGAAATTATGGTTGACTCAGATATAAAGCAACACATTTCAAAACGTTATGAAAGCTTATTAAACCAAATTGTTCAGATTGTTAATAATGTATTAGAAGGCGGACAAGGAGATAAAAGTACTGAAGGTCGATTTTTTGAACTATACAACATTGAGCTATATTACCAAAGATATCCGCTTGAACAGTTGTCAGGGGTTGGGTTTGGTGCAGAAATACCTATGGTATATTATACAGGGGTATTATCAAATTCTGGTCATATGCACCATGTCCATATTTCATGGGGAGTTTATTTTCTTAGACACGGAATTAATGGTATTATTCTTTTAGCAAGTTATTTCTTTTTATGCTTTTTATATAGTAAAAAATATTTATTCTCAAACAGTAAGTTTTCTGTTTTTTTATTAATAATGACTTTTTTTGAGTTTATATTGGCATTTAAAGGAAATATTATGCTGGAATCAATACAAATTATTCCTGCAATATGTATTTCTGTGATTTGGTCCGATTTATATATAACTCGGAATCAGATAATGACTTGTAACCATTCACAGCAATCTGTTTGA
- a CDS encoding class I SAM-dependent methyltransferase has translation MNWQKKYIKKYYSPEKGWIDGTTQFHNLCRGFISETSKVLEFGAGPSNKTSQFLSGISAELVGLDVDLEVKENKFLSAAFTYDGSFFPFDAGTFDIVVSNYVMEHVAQPLLICKEISRVLKPGGVFIFRTPNFFHYVPILSYFFPMGLANWVRNLPDDAHDPYPTVYKFNSETKCREILNAAGFEIIELHLVEKEPSYGMKSRLLFFPMMAYERMVNATEKLRQFRVNIFCAAGKK, from the coding sequence ATGAACTGGCAGAAAAAATATATAAAAAAATACTATTCACCTGAAAAAGGCTGGATTGACGGAACAACCCAGTTTCACAATCTCTGCCGGGGTTTTATATCTGAAACTTCAAAAGTGCTTGAGTTTGGTGCAGGCCCATCCAATAAGACAAGTCAGTTTCTTTCAGGCATTTCTGCTGAACTTGTCGGTCTGGATGTTGATTTGGAAGTAAAGGAAAATAAATTTCTCTCTGCTGCCTTTACTTATGATGGCTCATTTTTTCCTTTTGATGCCGGTACATTTGACATTGTGGTATCCAATTATGTTATGGAGCATGTTGCACAGCCTCTCCTGATCTGCAAAGAAATCAGCAGGGTATTGAAACCCGGAGGAGTTTTCATTTTCCGTACTCCGAATTTTTTTCATTACGTTCCCATCCTGAGTTACTTTTTCCCCATGGGGTTAGCCAACTGGGTCAGAAATCTTCCGGATGATGCCCATGATCCCTATCCTACGGTTTACAAGTTCAATTCTGAAACCAAATGCAGAGAAATTCTTAATGCAGCAGGTTTTGAGATCATTGAACTCCATCTTGTGGAAAAAGAACCTTCCTATGGCATGAAGTCCAGGCTTTTGTTTTTTCCCATGATGGCTTATGAGCGCATGGTCAATGCAACAGAGAAACTTCGTCAGTTCCGTGTCAATATTTTTTGTGCAGCAGGGAAAAAATGA
- a CDS encoding ATP-binding protein, with amino-acid sequence MTSQEFLAIIQNGENSGVEILSVSGTNFSHLDMRRVQDYFSRIRKLSPLPDKDAEWERLLINMEYMTEQNQKSLCTVAGLLLFGRKPRRFLFQAGMEWIVFPGIQKEYDTRDRAGIDGPLVGLWDSNGELVEDGILEMLMSRVRQHASKEKLSENYLTRIIEWDFSPEAVREALINAFVHRDWTRPTDIEVCLYADRMEIISPGPLPNNVTVERMKQGLRVPRNPILIQTMKDYGYVEHMGMGVRNKIIAGMKKHNGTEPDFIADELQLLVRLKK; translated from the coding sequence ATGACATCTCAGGAATTTCTTGCTATCATTCAAAACGGTGAAAATTCCGGTGTGGAAATCCTGTCGGTTTCAGGAACCAATTTTTCCCATCTGGATATGCGGCGTGTTCAGGATTATTTCAGCCGGATTAGAAAACTCAGCCCCTTGCCGGACAAAGATGCAGAATGGGAACGGCTGCTGATTAATATGGAGTATATGACAGAGCAGAATCAGAAATCCTTATGCACAGTCGCAGGGCTGCTGCTGTTTGGCAGAAAACCCAGGCGTTTTCTGTTTCAGGCAGGCATGGAATGGATTGTATTTCCCGGAATACAAAAGGAGTATGACACCAGGGACAGGGCTGGTATAGACGGTCCCCTGGTGGGGCTTTGGGACAGCAACGGGGAACTGGTTGAAGACGGTATCCTTGAAATGCTGATGAGCAGAGTCCGGCAGCACGCATCAAAAGAAAAACTCTCGGAAAACTATCTGACCAGGATTATTGAATGGGATTTTTCACCTGAAGCTGTAAGGGAAGCCCTGATTAATGCCTTTGTCCACCGGGACTGGACACGCCCGACCGATATTGAAGTCTGCCTGTATGCTGACCGCATGGAAATCATCAGCCCAGGTCCTCTGCCCAATAATGTAACGGTGGAGCGCATGAAGCAGGGACTTCGCGTTCCAAGAAATCCCATTCTCATTCAGACCATGAAAGATTACGGCTATGTGGAGCATATGGGAATGGGCGTAAGGAACAAAATCATAGCAGGCATGAAAAAGCATAACGGAACAGAGCCGGATTTTATAGCAGATGAGCTGCAGCTTTTGGTCAGGCTGAAAAAATAG
- a CDS encoding type II toxin-antitoxin system VapC family toxin, translating to MGKALSSPVYLDANIFIYAVEGYYDFLDILTELFTMIDDGKIKAVTSELTLSETIVKPMMDNNNRLVQVYQNFIQTTDSS from the coding sequence GTGGGAAAAGCCTTGAGTTCTCCTGTATATCTGGATGCCAACATTTTTATATATGCAGTAGAAGGGTATTATGATTTTCTTGATATCCTGACCGAATTATTCACCATGATTGACGATGGAAAAATTAAGGCTGTTACAAGTGAACTCACATTGTCTGAAACCATAGTCAAACCCATGATGGATAATAATAACAGGCTGGTACAGGTATATCAAAATTTTATTCAGACAACCGATAGTTCCTAA
- the iscB gene encoding RNA-guided endonuclease IscB: MINKNGNPLMPCKPAKARHLLDAGKAKVESLFPFTIRLMWDCEENTQPVIVGIDKGSHKTGFCCIGGNKIMLSGQIKHRTDIKNKMESRKANRRARRNRKWYRPPRFENRGSSKRSGRLPPSIKANVEEVIRVIKKIPLPVSEIIVEDVQIDIARLNNPELTGKMYQESSRLDENLRIAALMRDDYKCQNCNKKNIRLEAHHIIPRSMGGKDTIKNLITLCESCHEKVHDGEIEIKAGVSGFKDRIAQRTMQGKAYMYSELGRIAPVKKVFGYQTSEYRKSLNLPKDHDIDALCAAALIDKAVIPHDRKNFYEITFRAKQTRRIYHDLPRKNQGRVKYQLNETSGGFGKGDIVKVKNKWIKQINSIYSNGQLAFKRIKGEPASCTPKKCRLLKKNCSMIWWKIIL, translated from the coding sequence GTGATAAATAAAAACGGTAATCCCTTAATGCCCTGCAAGCCTGCAAAGGCAAGACATCTGCTTGATGCCGGAAAAGCAAAAGTCGAAAGCCTTTTTCCGTTCACAATCAGACTGATGTGGGATTGTGAGGAAAATACGCAGCCTGTTATTGTGGGAATTGATAAAGGCAGCCATAAAACAGGTTTCTGCTGTATCGGCGGCAATAAAATTATGCTGTCGGGACAGATTAAACATAGAACTGATATAAAGAACAAAATGGAAAGCCGAAAGGCAAACAGACGGGCAAGGAGAAACAGAAAATGGTACAGACCTCCAAGATTTGAAAACAGAGGGTCTTCAAAACGGAGCGGGAGACTGCCTCCTTCTATAAAGGCAAATGTTGAGGAAGTTATAAGAGTTATTAAAAAAATTCCCCTGCCTGTGTCGGAAATCATCGTTGAGGATGTTCAGATAGACATTGCAAGGTTGAATAATCCGGAACTTACAGGGAAAATGTATCAGGAAAGCAGCAGATTGGATGAAAATCTGAGAATAGCCGCTCTTATGCGGGATGATTACAAATGCCAAAACTGCAATAAAAAAAATATCCGTCTGGAAGCGCACCACATTATTCCCCGAAGCATGGGCGGTAAAGATACGATTAAAAACCTGATAACTCTCTGTGAATCCTGCCATGAAAAAGTGCATGACGGGGAAATAGAAATCAAGGCCGGAGTATCCGGTTTTAAAGACCGGATTGCCCAGCGCACCATGCAGGGCAAGGCATATATGTACAGTGAACTCGGCAGAATTGCTCCTGTTAAAAAAGTATTTGGTTATCAGACTTCCGAATACAGAAAGTCTCTTAATCTGCCGAAAGATCATGATATAGACGCTTTGTGTGCGGCAGCCCTTATAGACAAGGCAGTTATTCCGCATGACAGAAAGAACTTTTATGAAATCACATTCCGGGCAAAACAGACCAGGAGAATTTATCATGATCTGCCCCGAAAAAATCAGGGCAGAGTGAAATATCAGCTTAATGAAACATCAGGCGGATTCGGAAAAGGTGATATTGTCAAAGTGAAAAACAAGTGGATAAAGCAGATAAATTCAATTTACAGCAATGGACAGTTAGCGTTTAAAAGAATCAAAGGTGAACCGGCTTCATGTACTCCAAAAAAATGCAGGCTTTTGAAAAAAAACTGTTCCATGATTTGGTGGAAGATTATTCTATAA
- a CDS encoding type II toxin-antitoxin system VapC family toxin: MKHNTLTVAHIHREILIEAAEIRSKTTQIRLPDAIHLATAKYHKCLTFLTNDKQLRNLPYIKVVLIDEIKAF, from the coding sequence ATTAAACATAATACGCTTACAGTTGCACATATACATCGGGAAATATTGATTGAAGCGGCAGAAATACGTTCAAAGACAACCCAGATCAGATTACCGGACGCTATCCATCTGGCAACAGCCAAGTATCACAAATGCCTAACTTTTCTTACAAACGATAAACAACTCCGAAATCTTCCTTATATCAAAGTTGTGTTAATAGATGAAATTAAGGCGTTTTAA
- the mntA gene encoding type VII toxin-antitoxin system MntA family adenylyltransferase antitoxin, giving the protein MIKQIPITHNVSELLPDAALYFQKRKDVLFAYLFGSMASGTCNMLSDIDIAVYLKKRKLSEKRLEIMGDLADIFKTDEIDLVILNTAPLSLQMRILKQRKVLADNNPFFRHKYESYTMRAYFDFSKLEHRILERRFLNG; this is encoded by the coding sequence ATGATTAAACAGATTCCCATAACACACAATGTCTCAGAATTGCTGCCAGATGCAGCTTTATATTTTCAAAAAAGGAAAGATGTTTTATTTGCTTATCTTTTCGGGAGTATGGCATCAGGAACATGTAACATGTTAAGCGATATTGACATTGCCGTATATCTGAAAAAAAGAAAACTTTCTGAAAAAAGACTTGAGATTATGGGCGATCTTGCAGATATTTTTAAAACCGATGAAATTGACCTGGTTATCCTGAATACTGCTCCATTAAGCCTCCAGATGAGGATATTGAAGCAGAGAAAGGTGTTGGCGGATAACAATCCGTTTTTCCGTCATAAATACGAATCTTACACCATGAGAGCGTATTTTGATTTTTCAAAACTCGAACATCGGATACTTGAAAGGCGGTTTCTTAATGGTTGA
- the hepT gene encoding type VII toxin-antitoxin system HepT family RNase toxin, with protein MVDRNFVLRKISELEQYQTQIKEFSDISISQYSNDWKAQRIVERTLQVMIETCLDIAAHIISDEKYRTPENYADIFRVLYENKILGKSLLLSLGKMAKFRNYVVHHYDKIDPDIVVGILHKNMGDFEKFKNLIIRYLKK; from the coding sequence ATGGTTGACAGAAATTTTGTATTAAGAAAAATTTCGGAACTTGAGCAATACCAGACGCAGATCAAAGAGTTTTCAGATATTTCAATATCCCAATATTCAAATGACTGGAAAGCACAGCGGATTGTTGAAAGAACGCTTCAGGTAATGATTGAAACCTGCCTGGATATTGCTGCGCATATTATTTCCGATGAAAAATACAGAACACCTGAAAATTATGCGGATATTTTCCGGGTGCTTTATGAAAACAAGATATTAGGCAAATCATTGCTGCTCTCTTTGGGAAAAATGGCAAAATTCAGGAATTATGTGGTTCATCATTACGATAAGATTGATCCTGATATTGTGGTTGGTATCCTGCATAAGAATATGGGAGACTTTGAAAAGTTCAAAAATTTAATTATCCGTTATCTCAAAAAATAA
- a CDS encoding glycosyltransferase, producing MNQLKILHTVGGLNSSSGGPARTVSRLCEGIGRKGGFVTVFTQRFKQDDICILPNPEMVHTEFIQAVSIPQVRISYSPFFYPQILRHCRKQKIMLIHDHGVWLSANHAAASAARRLNIPLIINPRGMLEPWAIQFKAWKKYFAWKLYQNRDLHTAALFCATAEQEYENIRKLGFKQPIAVIPNGVDLPKWQRPSCSQSKIHTALFLSRVHPKKGLLNLVKAWTMVKPENWQVIIAGPDENGHLKEVETAVLKAGLQAVFKFAGSVEGKEKSDLYLKSDLFILPTFSENFGVVVAEALSYGVPVITTKGTPWEGLTTHKCGWWIDIGAESLAEAVQQAVLLTDEQRFEMGKQGRKYVERSFGWEKIAEDMISVYQWVLKQGAKPDCVRLD from the coding sequence ATGAATCAACTTAAAATTCTTCATACAGTCGGCGGATTGAACAGCAGCAGCGGGGGACCTGCCCGTACAGTATCCCGTCTGTGTGAAGGGATAGGACGTAAGGGCGGATTCGTTACTGTTTTTACTCAAAGATTTAAACAAGATGATATCTGCATACTGCCAAACCCTGAAATGGTTCATACTGAATTTATACAGGCAGTTTCAATTCCCCAGGTTCGTATAAGTTACAGCCCCTTTTTTTATCCCCAGATACTGAGGCACTGCCGAAAGCAAAAAATCATGCTGATTCACGATCATGGAGTATGGCTTTCCGCAAACCATGCTGCTGCTTCTGCTGCCCGCCGCTTAAATATTCCACTTATAATAAATCCCAGGGGAATGCTTGAACCCTGGGCTATTCAGTTCAAAGCCTGGAAAAAATATTTTGCCTGGAAACTGTATCAGAACCGGGATTTGCACACAGCCGCTCTTTTCTGCGCCACTGCTGAACAGGAGTATGAGAATATACGGAAACTGGGATTTAAGCAGCCAATTGCAGTTATTCCAAACGGCGTGGATTTGCCTAAATGGCAGAGACCATCATGCTCTCAATCAAAAATTCATACAGCATTATTTTTATCCCGTGTTCATCCTAAAAAAGGTTTATTAAATCTGGTTAAAGCCTGGACAATGGTTAAGCCTGAAAACTGGCAGGTTATTATTGCCGGGCCTGATGAAAACGGACATCTGAAAGAAGTTGAAACAGCCGTCTTAAAAGCAGGTTTACAAGCTGTTTTTAAATTTGCAGGGTCTGTTGAAGGTAAAGAAAAAAGCGATCTCTACCTTAAATCTGATCTTTTTATACTTCCGACATTCAGTGAAAATTTCGGCGTAGTTGTGGCAGAAGCCCTTTCTTACGGTGTTCCGGTAATTACTACCAAAGGGACTCCCTGGGAGGGATTGACAACACATAAATGCGGCTGGTGGATAGATATTGGGGCAGAGTCTTTGGCAGAAGCAGTTCAGCAGGCAGTCCTGCTTACAGATGAACAGCGTTTTGAAATGGGAAAACAGGGCAGGAAATATGTTGAGAGAAGTTTTGGCTGGGAAAAAATTGCAGAAGATATGATTTCTGTATATCAGTGGGTTTTGAAGCAGGGCGCAAAGCCGGATTGTGTGCGGCTGGATTAA
- a CDS encoding type II toxin-antitoxin system VapC family toxin, with product MYLFDTDVITNILKKKPSQTLLNRLKNIRQEDQFITVITVAEIVYGAEKSRQPEYHLKNLEAILLPAVSVLDFDIKAAYIAGNIRAGLEKAGMRLAWADIQIAAIAMSHEITLITGNIKHFARVAGLKIENWLID from the coding sequence ATGTATCTTTTTGACACTGATGTTATTACCAATATTCTCAAGAAAAAACCTTCACAAACCCTGCTCAACCGTCTCAAAAATATCAGGCAGGAAGATCAGTTTATAACTGTGATAACGGTTGCCGAGATCGTTTACGGCGCTGAAAAAAGCCGGCAGCCGGAATATCATTTGAAAAATCTTGAAGCTATTCTTCTTCCTGCCGTGTCTGTTCTGGATTTTGATATAAAAGCCGCATATATTGCCGGAAATATCAGGGCCGGTCTTGAAAAGGCAGGAATGAGGCTTGCATGGGCAGATATACAGATCGCCGCCATTGCCATGAGCCATGAAATAACATTGATTACCGGAAATATAAAGCATTTTGCAAGAGTTGCCGGGTTGAAAATTGAAAATTGGCTTATTGATTAG
- a CDS encoding type II toxin-antitoxin system prevent-host-death family antitoxin: MKNEIMAVAEAKKRFSEIISKSAYSDQRIIITKRNRPIAAVISIEDLHSLEQIEKRKGLMEIIGKWQNFDEINDAIDNIVDKRHKEGTGRNVSF, from the coding sequence ATGAAAAACGAAATCATGGCTGTTGCTGAAGCCAAAAAAAGATTTTCAGAAATTATCAGCAAAAGCGCCTATTCTGATCAGCGAATAATTATCACCAAACGAAACCGTCCCATAGCTGCCGTGATAAGTATAGAAGACCTTCACTCTCTTGAACAGATTGAAAAGCGTAAAGGGCTTATGGAGATAATCGGGAAATGGCAGAATTTTGACGAAATAAATGATGCAATTGACAATATTGTTGATAAGCGTCATAAAGAAGGAACAGGCAGGAATGTATCTTTTTGA
- a CDS encoding nucleotidyl transferase AbiEii/AbiGii toxin family protein — protein MKKLNTPFYLTGGTALSRGYFHHRYSDDLDLFISQCSDYGSHVQALFRELETCCLSGEFSIDYRRIQKYEHFTQLFLQKEKKDGLVELKIDLINDIAVHYGGFNEDSLLGTIDSWQNILSNKLAAVFRYEAKDIVDIWVIAKNKIFNWMSVMEQAKTKEAAVDPVVIFHILKSFPEHLLEDIKWVIPVDCKLFKQELSQAADDILRGNDNSLKK, from the coding sequence GTGAAAAAATTAAACACACCCTTTTATCTAACCGGTGGTACCGCACTCAGCCGGGGATATTTCCATCATAGATATTCAGATGACTTAGACCTTTTTATAAGTCAGTGTTCCGATTATGGTTCACATGTACAGGCATTGTTTAGAGAACTGGAAACCTGTTGTTTGTCAGGTGAATTTTCCATAGATTACAGACGAATACAGAAATACGAACACTTTACCCAGTTGTTTTTGCAAAAAGAAAAAAAGGATGGTTTAGTTGAACTTAAAATTGATCTGATTAATGATATTGCAGTTCATTATGGCGGATTCAATGAAGATTCTTTACTTGGCACCATTGATAGCTGGCAGAATATATTATCCAATAAACTGGCTGCTGTATTCAGATATGAAGCAAAGGATATTGTTGATATATGGGTAATAGCTAAAAACAAAATATTTAACTGGATGTCTGTCATGGAACAAGCCAAAACAAAAGAAGCTGCGGTTGATCCGGTTGTTATTTTTCATATTTTAAAATCTTTCCCAGAACATTTACTTGAAGATATTAAATGGGTTATACCTGTTGATTGCAAATTATTCAAACAAGAACTGAGTCAGGCGGCAGATGATATATTGAGAGGAAATGACAACAGTTTAAAAAAATAA
- a CDS encoding nucleotidyl transferase AbiEii/AbiGii toxin family protein, producing MTKQNAYIITDDIFMDSLHIICKNFKDIPYAIVGGGAVQVYVTYAAIKNGKFDSIKEINGLPFILRKTGDIDLSFHFDFTEIVKRFNLIITNAAGNYRFHSFTKRFVIQHKNDRFNLNYQTEPEDLKGIPSYYEDIIRTAILVDLPCKNEILKLKIAKPEYLIASKLTRSRPKDQIDISLILKSAEIDNYPFDSEEVRSILKSVGKGDNYDILMELMSG from the coding sequence ATGACCAAACAGAATGCGTATATTATCACAGATGATATTTTTATGGATTCTTTGCATATCATCTGTAAAAATTTCAAAGATATACCTTATGCCATTGTAGGCGGCGGGGCTGTCCAGGTATATGTTACATATGCAGCTATAAAAAACGGGAAGTTTGATTCTATTAAAGAAATTAACGGACTGCCTTTTATACTGAGGAAAACAGGAGATATTGACCTGTCATTTCATTTTGATTTTACAGAGATTGTAAAAAGATTCAACCTGATAATTACCAATGCAGCAGGAAATTACAGGTTTCACAGTTTTACAAAACGCTTTGTTATTCAGCACAAAAATGATCGTTTCAACCTGAATTATCAAACAGAACCGGAAGATTTAAAAGGGATTCCGTCATATTATGAAGATATTATCCGTACAGCCATATTGGTTGATCTGCCCTGTAAAAATGAAATACTGAAACTTAAAATTGCAAAACCGGAATATCTGATTGCTTCAAAATTGACAAGAAGCAGGCCTAAAGACCAGATAGATATATCGCTTATACTGAAATCTGCGGAAATAGATAATTATCCCTTTGATTCCGAGGAAGTCAGATCAATATTGAAGTCTGTTGGCAAAGGGGATAATTATGATATATTGATGGAACTGATGTCTGGATGA
- a CDS encoding nucleotidyltransferase family protein, which yields MGKTAMEMKPDELLKFMPEKGLSMYREKKGNILGRHRNLAWKLAEEAAGLLKKLFCAQKVVVFGSLTSETNFTEWSDIDLAAWGLPLCDYYKAVAAVTGLSPDFEINLVVPGMCSESLLKKIMTQGIAI from the coding sequence ATGGGAAAAACCGCGATGGAGATGAAACCCGACGAACTGCTAAAATTTATGCCGGAAAAGGGCTTATCCATGTATCGTGAAAAAAAGGGAAATATACTTGGCAGACACCGAAATCTGGCATGGAAACTGGCTGAAGAGGCTGCTGGTCTTTTGAAAAAATTATTTTGTGCCCAAAAAGTTGTCGTATTCGGCTCTCTGACCAGCGAAACAAATTTTACTGAATGGTCAGATATTGATCTGGCTGCCTGGGGACTTCCTTTATGTGATTATTATAAGGCTGTGGCTGCTGTAACCGGGCTTAGTCCTGATTTTGAAATTAATCTGGTAGTTCCCGGAATGTGCAGTGAATCATTATTAAAAAAAATAATGACTCAGGGTATAGCAATATGA